ACCAGGGCACCGACGTGATCCCGGTCGAGTTCATCGCGGTCAAGCGGCCCAACCATGGCGCGGCCCGCGGCGAGCTGGCCGAGCGGCTGGCGGATCAGCACCAGAAGCTGCTGGCCAACTGCCTGGCCCAGTCGCAGGCGCTGATGCAGGGCAAGAGCGTGGAGGAGGCGTTGCAGGAGAAGGCGCCGACGGCGTCCAAGACCCTGGGCCCGCTGACCGTGGCGCGGCATCGCAGCTTCCCCGGCAACCGGCCCAGCAGCACCCTGCTGCTGGAGGCGCTGACGCCGCGCTCGCTGGGCGCGCTGATCGCGCTGTACGAGCACCGCGTGTTCGTGACCGGCGCGCTGTGGGGCATCAACAGCTTCGACCAATGGGGCGTGGAACTCGGCAAGGCCCTGTGCAACAGCCTGCTGCCGCGCCTGGCCAGCGGCGACGCGACGGGCCTGGACGGCTCGACCGCCGGCCTGCTGGCCAAGCTGCGCGCCTGAACCTGACTCCGAATCTTCTCAAGCGATGAATATCGTTTTCGATTTCGGCGGCGTGCTGTTCCGCTGGCATCCGCCCAGTTTCCTGGCTCGTGTCTGGCCGCATCGGGTGGCAGACGAGGCGGCCGGCAAGGCCGTGGCGGGCCAGTTCTTCCAGCACTACGCCGGGGATTGGGGCGCCTTCGACCAGGGCCTGATCGGTGCGGAGGAGGTGACGGACCGCATCGCGGCGCGCACCGGCTGGCCGCGCACCGAGGTGGCGCAGGTGGTGGCCGCGGTGCCGGACGAACTGGCCCTGCTGCCCGATACCGTGGCCCTGATCGAGGAGCTGAAGGCGGCCGGCCATCGGCTCTTCTACCTCTCCAATATGCCCGAGCCCTATGCGGACCATCTGGAGCGCAGCCATCCGCTGCGCGACTGGTTCGAGCGAGGCCTGTTCTCGGGGCGGGTCAAGCAGTCCAAGCCGGGCGCCGAGATCTATCGTCTGGCGACCGAGCAGTTCGGCGTGCCGGCCGAGAGCTGCCTGTTCCTGGACGATCACCCGGCCAATATCGACGCGGCCCATGCCGCCGGCTGGCAGGCGCTGCACTTCACGAGCGCCGAGGCGGTGCGGCCGCGGCTGCGCGAGCTGGGCCTACTGCTCTAGGTCCTGATCCTCGCTGGGCGGCGCGGCCTGCACGCGAAAGCTCTCGCTGGCCCAGGCGCCCAGATCGAGCTGGCGGCAGCGCTCGCTGCAGAAGGGGCGCCACAGATTGCTGGGCGCGAAAACGCTGTCCCCACCGCAGGTGGGGCAGGGCACGATGCGCGGCGGCTTGGCCGCGCTCGGGTCGGAGGTACTGCTGCTCATGATCGTCAGGCGCACAGGGTCAGCTCGAAGCTGGCATCTTGCTGGGCGGGTTTGAGGCGGCCTTCCTCGTCCTGGCGCATCAGCCGGATCGAGACCATCAGCCGGTGGCCGCTGATCTCCGGGATCAGGCCCAGGCTGGGGTCCAGGCGCATGCGCAACAGCTGATAGGTCTTGCCGGCGGCCAGGCTCTGCTGGAACTGGCCGCTCTGGGCTGCCACCTTGTGCGGCGCGCCCGAGTCGCGCAGCAGGCTCAAGAGCACCTGCAGCGCCTCGGCCATCGGCATCAGGGTCTGGGCCCAGCTCATCAGGTCGTTGCGGCGGCGCACCGGCAGCAGCTGCTGCCAGCTGTAGTAAGCCGGCAGGTCGAACTCGCAGGTGCCGCCCGGGATGCTGATGCGGCTGCGGATGCTCATCAACCATTCGTTGGCGGTCAGCGCATGGCCGGCCTTGCCATTGAGCTGGTTCAGCCCGTTGAAGGCATGGTCGATGCGGCGGATCACCTCGTCCAGCGCCTCCTCGGCGATCGCCGGGTTGCCGCGATAGCTGTTGAGCTGGGCCTTGTGGCGCTCCAGCTCCTTCAGCAGATCGGACTTCAGGTCGGCGCGCGAGGCCACGTCCATGATCTCGAAGATCGTGACCAGGGCGAAATGGTGGTCCAGCGGGGTTTCGCGCGCCATCAGCTGACCGAGTCGGTCGAACAGATGCTCCAGGCGCAGCATCGTGCGGATGCTTTCGTTGAACGGATATTCGTAGAGGACCAAGGGGGCCATTCCTTGTGTGTCGGCTGACAGAGCCGCGTCTGACCCCGATTGTTTCACAAGCCGATGCGGCCCCGTGTAGGTCTTAGCCCCAGCGCGCGGCCAGGGCCAGCACGAGACGGCGCAAGGCGTCGAGATCAAGTCCGTCATTGTGGATCAGCGCATCGGCCGCGGCGCGGCGTTGCGCGCGCGTGGCCTGCTTGCGCAGCACGGCCTCGACCGCCTCGCGGGTCCAGCCGGAGCGCGCCATCACGCGCGCGATCTGGGTCTCGGCCGCGCAGTCGACGATCAGCACGCGGTCGACGCGGGCGCGCCAGCGGCCCGATTCGACCAGCAGCGGCACGTCGAACACGATCAACGCCCGGTCGGCCGCTGCCTGCGCCAGCCGGTCGGTCTCCGCGCCGATCATTGGATGCAGGATGGCCTCGAGTCGCTGCAGGGTCGGCGGGTCGGCGAACACCAGCTCGCGCATGCGGACGCGGTCCAGCGCGCCATCGGCGGCGATCACCGCGGGGCCGAAGGCGGCTTCGATGGCCGGCAGCGCGGCACCGGCGGCGGCGGTGAGCGCGCGCGAGATCGCATCGGTGTCGATCACGGCCGCGCCGGCCTCGGCCAGCAGCGCGGCCACCGTGCTCTTGCCGCTGCCGATGCCGCCGCTCAGGCCGATGCGCAGCGGCACCGTCAGGCCCAGCCCAGCCAGCCCAGCACGCGCTCGGAGCCGGCGAACAGCACCACCAGGCCGCCGCCGGCCAGGAAGGGGCCGAAGGGCACGTAGCGGCCCTCGCGCAGCGCGCTGTTGAGCTTCATCGCGATGCCGACGATGGCGCCAATCAGCGAGGCGCCCAGCACGATGGGCAGCACCATCTGCCAGCCCAGCCAGGCACCCAGCGCGGCCAGCAGCTTGAAGTCGCCGTAGCCCATGCCCTCCTTGCCGGTGGCCAGCTTGAACAACCAGTAGACCGACCACAGCGAGAGATAGCCGACCAGCGCGCCGATCAGCGCCTTGTCCAGCGGCAGGGTCCAGCCCGCCAGCGCCGCGATCAGGCCGGCCCACAGCAGGGGCTGGTTGATCGAATCGGGCAGCAGGGTGGTGTCCCAGTCGATCAGGGCGAGAGCCAGCAGCGTGGCGCCGAAGCCGCACCACAGCAACGCGAGCGGCTGGGCGCCGAAGCGCCAGCCGAGCGCGGCGAACAGCGCGCCGGTCCCCAGTTCCACCAGCGGATAACGGATCGAGATGCGCGCCTTGCAGCCGGCGCAGCGGCCACCCAGGCGCAGCCAGCCGATCAGCGGCAGGTTCTCGTGCCAGGCGATCGCATGGCCGCAATGCGGGCAGCGCGAGCGCGGCCGGGCGATGCCCAGCGCGGGCTGCCGCTCCAGATGGTCGTGAAAGGCCTCGGCGTCCGCGGCCAGCCGGTCGGCCTGGGCCTTGGCGAAGCCGGCCTTCTGCAGGTCGGCACCGTCGCCCAACTGGGCACAGGCCTCAAGCCGCCATTGGCGTTCCAGCATCAGCGGCAGGCGGTGCACCGCCACATTCAGGAAGCTGCCGATGCACAGGCCCAGCACGCCCAGGCCCCAGGGCGAGAGCAGCCATTCGTAGTCTTGGATCATGAAGAGAGAGCAGCGGGTTCAGACCACCTGGCCGAGCTTGAAGATCGGCATGTACATCGCGACGACGATGCCACCGATCACGGTACCGAGGATCACGATGATGAAGGGTTCCATCAGGCTGGACAGGGCCTTGACCGCCTCGTCCACTTCGTCCTCGTAGAACTCGGCGGCCTTGGACAGCATATGGTCCAGCGAGCCGGATTCCTCACCGATCGAGGCCATCTGCAGCACCATCGTGGGAAAGATGGCGGTGGCCTGCATCGAGGTGGTCAGGGCCGCGCCGGTCGAAACATCGCGCTGGATCTTCTCGGTCGCCTCGACGAACACCGCATTGCCCGACGCCCCGCCGACCGAGTCCAGGGCCTCGACCAAGGGCACGCCGGCGGCGAACATCGTCGACAGGGTGCGGGTCCAGCGCGCGACCGCGGACTTGTAGAGCAGGTCGCCGAAAACGGGGATCTTCAGCAGCAACCGGTCCATGCGCTTTTGCATCGACTCCGAGCGCTTCCAGGACTGGATGAAGAAATAGAGGCCGCCACCGATGAAACCGAAGATGGCCCACCAGTAGCTGACGAAGAATTCCGACATCGCGATCACGGCCAGGGTAGGTGCCGGCAGGTCGGCACCAAAGGACTGGAACACGTCCTTGAAGGCCGGCACGACGAAGATCATGATCACGGCCACGACGATGAAGGCCACGGATAGCACCGCGATCGGGTAGGTCAGGGCGGATTTGATCTTGTTCTTGAGCGCGACCGTCTTCTCCTGGTAAATCGCCAGGCGGTCCAGCAGCGCTTCCAGGATGCCGCCCGCTTCGCCGGCTTCAACCAGATTGCAGTACAGCGCGTCGAAGTACATCGGATGCTTGCGGAAGGAGGCCGACAGGCTGGTGCCGGTCTCGACGTCCTGGCGGATGTCGTTCAGCAGCCGGGTCAGGCGCGGGTTGGTGCTGCCACGCGCGACGATGTCGAAAGATTGCAGCAGCGGCACGCCGGCGCGCATCATCGTCGCGAGCTGGCGGGTGAAGACCGCGATGTCCTTCTGCTTGATGGCCTTGCCGCCGGTGTTGCGGCGCTTCTTGACCTTGCTGACCAGGATGCCCTGGCGGCGCAGGGTGGCGCTGACCATGGCCTCGCCGCCCGCGCGGAGCTCGCCGCGCACGGTCTTGCCATTGCGGTCCTTGCCTTCCCATTCGAAGACAAAGTCCTTGACGTTCTTGGCTATTGCGCCTGTTGCCATATCACCTCCAGCGGGGCGGCCCCGTCCCATATCGCGTTATTCGTTGGTGGCCGCCAGCACTTCTTCCAGTGTCGTGACGCCGGCCCTGACCTTGACCAGCCCGGATTGCCGCAGATCGCGCACGCCTTCGCTGCGCGCCTGCTCGGCGATGTCCATGGCCGTTCCCTCGGACAGGATGATGCGTTGAATCGCCTCCGTGACCGGCATCACTTGGTAAAGACCGACACGTCCTCGATACCCGTTGTTGCAACTTGAGCAGCCGACGGCACGGTAGGGCTTCCAGCTGCCGTCCAGCTCCTCCTCGGCATAGCCGGCGCGCAGCAAAGCGTCATGTGGATAGTCGGCCGGCGCCTTGCAGTGTTCGCACAGGCGCCGTGCCAGCCGCTGGGCGGTGATCAGCAGCACGCTGGACGCAATGTTGAAGGGTGCGACGCCCATGTTCAGCAGGCGGGTCAGCGTGGTCGGCGCGTCGTTGGTGTGCAGGGTCGACATCACCATATGGCCGGTCTGGGCGGCCTTGATCGCGATGTCGGCCGTCTCCAGGTCGCGGATCTCGCCGACCATGATGATGTCCGGATCCTGGCGCAGGAAGGACTTCAGCGCGGCCGAGAAGGTCAGGCCGGCCTTGTCGTTGACATTGACCTGGTTGATGCCCGGCAGGTTGATTTCTGCCGGGTCCTCGACGGTGGAGATGTTGACGCCCGGCTGGTTCAGGATGTTCAGGCAGGTGTAGAGCGACACCGTCTTGCCCGAGCCGGTCGGACCGGTCACCAGGATCATGCCGTAGGGGCGGTGGATGCAGGCGAGCAGGCGGTCTTTCTCGATCTTCTCGTAGCCCAGCGCCTCGATGCCCAGCTTGGCCGAGGAGGGGTCCAGGATCCGGATCACGATCTTCTCGCCGAACAGGGTCGGCAGGGTGCTGACGCGGAAGTCGATCGCCTTGGCGCCGAACTTCAGCTTCATGCGGCCGTCCTGTGGCACGCGGCGCTCGGCGATGTCCAGGCGCGAGATCACCTTGATGCGCGAGGACAGCTTGTCCTTGATCGCAATGGGTGGCTGCGTGATCTCGCGCAGCTCGCCATCGACGCGGAAGCGCACCCGGTAATGGTACTCGTAGGGCTCGAAGTGCAGGTCCGAGGCGCGCATATTGATCGCATCCACCAGCATCTTCTGCAGGAAGCGCACCACCGGCGCGTCTTCCACATCGGCGATCTCGGCCGCCTCCTGCTCAGGAGTGGTGTCTTCCTCGGCGATGTCGAAATCGAAGTCGCCGCCGGCGATCGATTCCAGCGCCTCGGCCGCGCTGGCGCTGCTGCCCTGCAACTGCTTGACCAGCTTGTCGTACTCGACGATGACCCATTCGGGCGCCAGCTGGGTGGCGAACTTGATGCGCTCCACCACCTCCTGGTCGGTCGGGTCTGCGCCGCCGATGAAGAGGCGGTTGCCGCGCCGGCCCAGCGCGATCACCTGATACTGCAGCGCGAGCTTGCTGTCGATGA
This genomic stretch from Roseateles sp. DAIF2 harbors:
- a CDS encoding A24 family peptidase, encoding MIQDYEWLLSPWGLGVLGLCIGSFLNVAVHRLPLMLERQWRLEACAQLGDGADLQKAGFAKAQADRLAADAEAFHDHLERQPALGIARPRSRCPHCGHAIAWHENLPLIGWLRLGGRCAGCKARISIRYPLVELGTGALFAALGWRFGAQPLALLWCGFGATLLALALIDWDTTLLPDSINQPLLWAGLIAALAGWTLPLDKALIGALVGYLSLWSVYWLFKLATGKEGMGYGDFKLLAALGAWLGWQMVLPIVLGASLIGAIVGIAMKLNSALREGRYVPFGPFLAGGGLVVLFAGSERVLGWLGWA
- the coaE gene encoding dephospho-CoA kinase (Dephospho-CoA kinase (CoaE) performs the final step in coenzyme A biosynthesis.), translating into MPLRIGLSGGIGSGKSTVAALLAEAGAAVIDTDAISRALTAAAGAALPAIEAAFGPAVIAADGALDRVRMRELVFADPPTLQRLEAILHPMIGAETDRLAQAAADRALIVFDVPLLVESGRWRARVDRVLIVDCAAETQIARVMARSGWTREAVEAVLRKQATRAQRRAAADALIHNDGLDLDALRRLVLALAARWG
- a CDS encoding HAD family hydrolase; translation: MNIVFDFGGVLFRWHPPSFLARVWPHRVADEAAGKAVAGQFFQHYAGDWGAFDQGLIGAEEVTDRIAARTGWPRTEVAQVVAAVPDELALLPDTVALIEELKAAGHRLFYLSNMPEPYADHLERSHPLRDWFERGLFSGRVKQSKPGAEIYRLATEQFGVPAESCLFLDDHPANIDAAHAAGWQALHFTSAEAVRPRLRELGLLL
- a CDS encoding type II secretion system F family protein yields the protein MATGAIAKNVKDFVFEWEGKDRNGKTVRGELRAGGEAMVSATLRRQGILVSKVKKRRNTGGKAIKQKDIAVFTRQLATMMRAGVPLLQSFDIVARGSTNPRLTRLLNDIRQDVETGTSLSASFRKHPMYFDALYCNLVEAGEAGGILEALLDRLAIYQEKTVALKNKIKSALTYPIAVLSVAFIVVAVIMIFVVPAFKDVFQSFGADLPAPTLAVIAMSEFFVSYWWAIFGFIGGGLYFFIQSWKRSESMQKRMDRLLLKIPVFGDLLYKSAVARWTRTLSTMFAAGVPLVEALDSVGGASGNAVFVEATEKIQRDVSTGAALTTSMQATAIFPTMVLQMASIGEESGSLDHMLSKAAEFYEDEVDEAVKALSSLMEPFIIVILGTVIGGIVVAMYMPIFKLGQVV
- a CDS encoding DNA gyrase inhibitor YacG, producing MSSSTSDPSAAKPPRIVPCPTCGGDSVFAPSNLWRPFCSERCRQLDLGAWASESFRVQAAPPSEDQDLEQ
- the zapD gene encoding cell division protein ZapD — protein: MVLYEYPFNESIRTMLRLEHLFDRLGQLMARETPLDHHFALVTIFEIMDVASRADLKSDLLKELERHKAQLNSYRGNPAIAEEALDEVIRRIDHAFNGLNQLNGKAGHALTANEWLMSIRSRISIPGGTCEFDLPAYYSWQQLLPVRRRNDLMSWAQTLMPMAEALQVLLSLLRDSGAPHKVAAQSGQFQQSLAAGKTYQLLRMRLDPSLGLIPEISGHRLMVSIRLMRQDEEGRLKPAQQDASFELTLCA
- the pilB gene encoding type IV-A pilus assembly ATPase PilB: MNVDTTLVEPPHSALSGVARVLVHAGKLQAKTAEDLVRQAREKKTTFVAAVMAANAVSATELAHTLSAALALPLLDLNAMDAQRLPTNIIDSKLALQYQVIALGRRGNRLFIGGADPTDQEVVERIKFATQLAPEWVIVEYDKLVKQLQGSSASAAEALESIAGGDFDFDIAEEDTTPEQEAAEIADVEDAPVVRFLQKMLVDAINMRASDLHFEPYEYHYRVRFRVDGELREITQPPIAIKDKLSSRIKVISRLDIAERRVPQDGRMKLKFGAKAIDFRVSTLPTLFGEKIVIRILDPSSAKLGIEALGYEKIEKDRLLACIHRPYGMILVTGPTGSGKTVSLYTCLNILNQPGVNISTVEDPAEINLPGINQVNVNDKAGLTFSAALKSFLRQDPDIIMVGEIRDLETADIAIKAAQTGHMVMSTLHTNDAPTTLTRLLNMGVAPFNIASSVLLITAQRLARRLCEHCKAPADYPHDALLRAGYAEEELDGSWKPYRAVGCSSCNNGYRGRVGLYQVMPVTEAIQRIILSEGTAMDIAEQARSEGVRDLRQSGLVKVRAGVTTLEEVLAATNE